In Hirundo rustica isolate bHirRus1 chromosome 2, bHirRus1.pri.v3, whole genome shotgun sequence, one genomic interval encodes:
- the JADE3 gene encoding protein Jade-3, with protein sequence MKRHRHLSTSDSSDNESPSTSFSSCSKYRSKSKTPANEQKKPAEVFRKDLISAMKLPDSHHVNPDEYYVFADTWKQEWEKGVQVPASPETIPQPSLRVVAEKVKEVLYTRPRKYIHCSSQEPTEPGYINILELAESVCRYDLDDMDIFWLQELNEELTEMGCGLLDENTMEKTIEVLERHCHENMNHAIETEEGLGIEYDEDVICDVCRSPDSEDGNDMVFCDKCNICVHQACYGILKVPEGSWLCRTCVLGIHPQCLLCPKRGGAMKATRTGTKWAHVSCALWIPEVSIACPERMEPITKVSHIPPSRWALVCSLCKLKTGACIQCSVKSCITAFHVTCAFEHSLEMKTILDDGDEVKFKSYCLKHSKNKQNSLPDVEEHPKSVSEQKQTESEKTSLRAQKLRELEEEFYSLVKVEDVAAELGLPKLAVDFIYNYWKLKRKSNFNKPLFPPKEDEENGLVQPKEDSIHTRMRMFMHLRQDLERVRNLCYMVSRREKLKLSHSKVHEQVFNLQVQLINQEIAAGHTLTSALENTLFYPPPRITLKLKMPKLALGDCKNNSLKPGNRPLSPDNNSTVYSKRSVPMSKESFEIKAKSYARYQHDSRSNGLLAGMGKPRSEAKDSGPTQLMEFHRGQPSGKPLALQAALHGQSSIGNGRVQQENSRLVSKSNGLMGRAGDVSQRDSSSQTSYEQESVLTAHLASQSGFRKSTIEHFSRSFKEATNSLVRTTEDLRCCEKPTRRLATKDRLWSKQTLEGAPYQDNDGYCPDLELSDSEAESDENKEQVRLRRGSSERESPSKDFGRDCHNRNKKNMISHSSVQR encoded by the exons GTGTTCCGCAAGGATCTCATTAGTGCCATGAAACTCCCAGACTCTCACCATGTCAACCCTGATGAGTATTACGTCTTTGCGGACACGTGGAAACAAGAATGGGAGAAAGGGGTTCAGGTTCCAGCCAGTCCAGAAACTATTCCACAGCCTTCTCTCAG GGTTgtagcagaaaaagtaaaagaagtaCTGTATACACGACCCAGGAAATACATCCACTGCTCCAGCCAAGAACCCACAGAACCAGGTTACATCAACATTTTGGAATTAGCAGAATCTGTGTGTCGCTATGACTTGGATGACATGGACATCTTTTGGCTCCAGGAGCTAAATGAAGAGCTTACAGAAATGG GATGTGGGCTCCTGGATGAAAACACAATGGAAAAGACAATTGAAGTGCTGGAGCGGCACTGTCATGAGAATATGAATCACGCCATCGAGACTGAAGAAGGCTTGGGTATCGAATATGATGAGGACGTCATCTGTGATGTGTGCCGGTCCCCGGACAGTGAAGATGGGAATGACATGGTGTTCTGTGACAAGTGTAATATTTGTGTCCATCAG GCTTGCTACGGAATCTTAAAAGTACCTGAAGGCAGCTGGCTGTGTCGTACCTGTGTCCTGGGAATACATCCTCAGTGCCTCCTCTGTCCCAAAAGAGGAGGTGCCATGAAAGCTACCAGGACAGGGACCAAGTGGGCACATGTGAGCTGTGCTCTTTGGATTCCAGAG gTTAGTATTGCTTGCCCAGAAAGGATGGAGCCAATCACAAAGGTGTCTCACATTCCACCAAGTCGATGGGCTCTAGTGTGTAGTTTATGCAAACTGAAAACTGGTGCTTGCATTCAG TGCTCTGTGAAAAGCTGCATCACTGCCTTTCATGTCACCTGTGCCTTTGAGCATAGCTTAGAGATGAAGACTATCCTGGATGATGGGGATGAGGTCAAGTTCAAGTCATATTGTCTAAAGCACAGCAAGAACAAACAGAATTCGTTGCCTGATGTTGAGGAGCACCCCAAGAGCGTGTCAGAGCAGAAGCAAACAGAGAGTGAGAAAACGAGCCTGCGAGCCCAAAAACTCCGAGAGCTGGAAGAAGAGTTTTACTCACTAGTAAAAGTGGAGGAtgttgcagcagagctgggcctTCCTAAACTTGCTGTAGATTTCATCTACAATTACTGGAAATTAAAGCGAAAAAGTAACTTTAACAAACCATTGTTTCCTCCCAAGGAGGATGAAGAAAATGGCTTGGTGCAGCCAAAAGAAGATAGCATTCATACTCGCATGAGGATGTTCATGCATTTAAGGCAGGACCTAGAGAGG GTAAGAAATCTCTGCTACATGGTAAGCAGGAGAGAGAAACTGAAGTTGTCCCACAGTAAAGTACATGAACAGGTCTTCAACTTGCAAGTCCAACTCATTAATCAGGAAATTGCTGCAG GCCATACCCTGACAAGTGCACTAGAGAACACACTGTTTTACCCACCTCCCAGGATCACCCTGAAGTTAAAAATGCCCAAATTAGCGTTAGGAGACTGCAAAAATAACTCGCTGAAGCCTGGCAACAGACCGCTTTCTCCTGACAACAACAGCACTGTTTACAGCAAACGGAGTGTGCCAATGTCAAAGGAATCGtttgaaattaaagcaaaatcttATGCCAGGTATCAGCACGACAGCAGAAGTAACGGGTtgctggcagggatgggcaAGCCTCGGAGCGAGGCAAAGGATTCTGGCCCCACGCAGCTGATGGAGTTTCACCGGGGCCAGCCATCTGGGAAGCCTTTAGCGCTCCAGGCTGCTTTGCATGGACAGTCTTCTATTGGGAATGGGCGGGTGCAGCAGGAGAACTCAAGGCTGGTGTCCAAATCCAATGGTCTgatgggcagggctggagatgTGAGCCAGAGAGACAGCTCCAGCCAGACATCCTACGAACAAGAGTCTGTGCTCACGGCTCACTTGGCCAGCCAGAGTGGATTCCGAAAATCCACCATAGAACATTTCAGCCGGTCCTTTAAAGAGGCTACCAACAGCCTGGTGAGGACCACGGAAGATCTCCGGTGCTGTGAAAAGCCAACGAGAAGACTCGCAACAAAAGATCGCTTGTGGAGCAAGCAGACACTTGAAGGTGCTCCGTACCAGGACAATGATGGGTACTGTCCTGACTTAGAGCTGAGTGACTCTGAAGCAGAAAGCGATGAAAACAAAGAGCAAGTCAGGTTAAGACGAGGTAGCTCAGAGAGAGAAAGCCCAAGTAAGGACTTCGGAAGAGACTGTCAcaatagaaacaaaaagaatatgATATCTCACAGTTCGGTACAAAGGTGA